TGCGCCGCAGAGTAGAGGTAGAGCCCGTGGCCGGCCTCGTCCTGCACCTTGGCCATCAGGATGGCCTTGCGCTTGAGGCTCGGTGCGCGCGAGATCCAGTTGCCCTCTGGCTGCATGCCGATGATCTCGGAGTGCGCGTGCTGCGAGATCTGCCGGATGAGCGTCTTGCGGTAGGCCTCGGGCATCCAGTCGCGCGGCTCGATGCGCTGATCGGCCTCGATGATGGCATCGAAGTGCGCCTGTGCTTCGGCCTCGTCTGCGACCGACATGGCGGATGCGTCGGGTGCGGTGAGCGTCATCGTCGACTCCTCCTGCGGTTCTGCTCGGAATTAGTGACCGAACGTTCAGTAAGTATAGACTGGCGCGACGCGGGCCTGCAACGGGCCGCGATCCGGGACGCAGACGCAATGGAGCGCGCATGGCACTCGAGACGAGCAGAGACACCACCTGGCTGGCCACGATCATGGCCGAGACCGATCGCGCGAAAGAGGCGTTTGGCATCGAGATCGCCGAGCTCGAGCGCGGCCGGGCGGTGCTGACGATGACGGTCACCGACGCGATGGTGAACGGCTTCGGCATCACCCACGGCGGGCTGGTGTTCACGCTCGCCGACACCGCCTTCGCCTACGCCTGCAACGAGGACGACCACGTGACGGTCGCCTCGGGCGCCGACATCACCTTCGCGAAGGCCACGCACGCCGGCCAGACCCTCACCGCCACGGCCGAGCGGCGCTGGCGCT
The window above is part of the Agrococcus sp. ARC_14 genome. Proteins encoded here:
- the paaI gene encoding hydroxyphenylacetyl-CoA thioesterase PaaI, whose translation is MALETSRDTTWLATIMAETDRAKEAFGIEIAELERGRAVLTMTVTDAMVNGFGITHGGLVFTLADTAFAYACNEDDHVTVASGADITFAKATHAGQTLTATAERRWRSGRNGIYDVAIVDETGETVAEFRGRSFTTNRTAPTGPGGPA